The following proteins are co-located in the Pomacea canaliculata isolate SZHN2017 linkage group LG8, ASM307304v1, whole genome shotgun sequence genome:
- the LOC112570846 gene encoding uncharacterized protein LOC112570846, with protein sequence MSDTMDFAMLLLYCKIKEKKRKARQRKWWVRPWIERRMEHGAYHALMQEMAAEDGGSYRNFVRMDRHHFELLLTRITPHIKRQDSNMRECISPGERLAVTLRFLATGDSYHSLSFLYRLGRTTVGKIIPETCKAITAALKDQYLKVGNDCNRFLLNSSK encoded by the exons ATGTCGGACACAATGGATTTCGCTATGCTACTAttgtattgtaaaataaaggaaaagaaacgaaAGGCGAGACAAAGAAAGTGGTGGGTCAGACCTTGGATTGAGCGAAGGATGGAGCATGGTGCTTACCATGCTCTGATGCAGGAGATGGCCGCTGAAGACGGGGGATCATACCGCAATTTTGTGCGGATGGATCGTCATCATTTTGAATTGCTGCTCACACGAATTACACCGCACATCAAAAGGCAGGACAGCAATATGCGTGAATGCATATCGCCTGGAGAAAGGCTTGCTGTGACTTTAAGGTTTTTAGCCACAG GAGACAGCTACCATTCCTTATCATTTTTATATCGGCTTGGACGAACAACAGTGGGAAAGATTATCCCTGAAACCTGCAAAGCGATAACTGCTGCTCTTAAAGATCAGTACTTGAAGGTAGGTAATGATTGCAACAGGTTTTTACTGAACAGCAGCAAGTGA
- the LOC112570844 gene encoding uncharacterized protein LOC112570844 — MRNMFARELRKKNQTKISGAGTEDLYRSTWPYFQHLQFLLPVMSITKPTVTNLDTDTPVAEGEMVTEEDQNEAQIHTSSEGVGNTSIEWEDGNAIAETAETPEQNFVKSNKKRKRNASGDLTDCVLQYFQKKKQEDNRDVMSFNNADHVWAMHLVHGISKISNESQRELLKIEMQELLQKYQRAQLMSQSNSNM, encoded by the exons ATGCGAAATATGTTTGCGAGGGAACTTCGCAAGAAGAACCAAACTAAAATAAGCGGGGCGGGCACTGAAGATCTGTACCGGTCTACATGGCCCTATTTTCAGCACCTGCAGTTTTTGCTGCCTGTAATGTCCATCACAAAACCCACAGTGACAAACTTG GATACAGATACACCAGTTGCTGAAGGGGAGATGGTGACTGAAGAGGACCAAAATGAAGCTCAAATTCATACAAGTTCCGAAGGGGTGGGGAACACTTCCATTGAATGGGAGGATGGAAATGCAATAGCAGAAACTGCAGAGACACCAGaacaaaactttgtaaaaagtaataaaaaaagaaaacgaaatgcATCTGGTGACCTTACTGACTGTGTCCTACagtatttccaaaagaaaaagcaagaagacaACAGAGATGTAATGTCATTTAACAACGCAGATCATGTATGGGCAATGCATCTTGTACATGGCATCTCAAAGATATCAAATGAATCACAAAGAGAGCTGCTTAAAATAGAAATGCAAGAACTTCTTCAGAAGTATCAGAGAGCACAGTTAATGAGCCAGAGCAACAGCAATATGTGA